The Aureispira anguillae genome contains a region encoding:
- a CDS encoding fatty acid desaturase family protein, with protein MLSKIEIRQQFGQQSNWKGGLVVTRDLIFLGMALGIAYYWGQHWWLTILLIWFIGMIQFAMGESLLHEASHGNLFKTKKMNVWVGNLIAYAILTTLDEWRTEHQTHHGYLLSEQDHLTQDYIDYRLYKGIHPFITWILQPLLGWVGFHWLRSELGGLFKHKGVLLFYAILLVFCGLTNSFSFLFWYWIIPLIWAYSSILYWSEITDHYLAKAATRSNTSFFWNFMFHNGGYHWVHHEYPYIPWYLLKEADELLSPTDSPMDRTKGWWEMYQIMLEDYNSKHLV; from the coding sequence ATGTTATCAAAAATAGAGATACGACAACAATTTGGACAACAAAGCAATTGGAAAGGAGGCTTAGTTGTAACTAGAGATCTAATCTTTTTGGGGATGGCATTGGGGATCGCTTATTATTGGGGACAGCATTGGTGGCTTACAATTTTATTAATTTGGTTTATTGGTATGATTCAGTTTGCTATGGGAGAATCCTTACTGCATGAAGCGAGTCATGGGAATCTATTTAAGACCAAAAAAATGAATGTTTGGGTGGGAAACTTAATCGCATACGCTATATTAACTACCTTGGACGAATGGCGAACCGAACATCAAACCCATCATGGGTACTTATTATCAGAACAAGACCATTTGACGCAAGATTATATTGATTATCGATTATATAAGGGAATCCATCCTTTTATTACATGGATTTTACAACCTTTATTGGGGTGGGTTGGATTTCATTGGTTACGAAGCGAACTAGGGGGACTTTTTAAGCACAAAGGTGTATTGTTATTTTATGCCATTTTATTGGTGTTCTGTGGGTTGACCAATAGTTTTTCTTTCTTGTTTTGGTACTGGATAATCCCTCTAATTTGGGCTTATTCTTCAATTCTTTATTGGTCAGAAATAACCGATCATTATCTCGCTAAGGCAGCAACACGCTCCAATACTTCTTTCTTTTGGAATTTTATGTTTCACAATGGCGGCTATCATTGGGTACATCATGAGTATCCTTATATTCCTTGGTATTTGTTGAAAGAAGCAGATGAGCTATTGAGCCCGACAGATAGCCCGATGGATCGCACTAAGGGCTGGTGGGAAATGTATCAAATCATGTTGGAAGATTATAACAGCAAGCATCTGGTTTAA